The Candidatus Nealsonbacteria bacterium nucleotide sequence ATAGTTGTTATTGCCCTTATTTTCATTATTTCTGGAACTATGTGGGCTAACTACAGAAACCTTGGAAAATCTCTTGCATTGGATCGTTCGGCAAACCAAGTTGCTCAAGACATTAGAGCTTCTTTAGAG carries:
- a CDS encoding prepilin-type N-terminal cleavage/methylation domain-containing protein; its protein translation is MIWNWIKKNNLKKGITLIEMIVVIALIFIISGTMWANYRNLGKSLALDRSANQVAQDIRASLE